The sequence below is a genomic window from Bos javanicus breed banteng chromosome 21, ARS-OSU_banteng_1.0, whole genome shotgun sequence.
ctcccaccccacccctgccccaggcttAGAGCTGTGACACTCTTAGCAGTTGCCTGCTATCCCAGCTTGGATTTGTAGGGCCCACCCTTCGTTTTGCCCATCCCTGGCTTAAGGATGCTGTGAGAGAGATGGAGAGGAGTCCCATCCGTGGGGAGTACAAGCTTCCACACGTGAAACATCTTCAGTAACATAAAGACCTCATGGAGCATTCTGAAGACCCAAGTGTTTTGTCAAGGAGAAGAGCAAGGGCCTAAAGGGCTGGGACATCTAGGGAGGCTTCTAGGAGGAGGGGAGACTTGTGAAGGAGCACAAGGGAGGAAGGAGGTCACTCGAGGTGGGCGTGAGGCAAAGTCTTAGCAGtgggggggagcctggtgcttGTATGTAAAGCATTTGgtagggactttgctggtggttcagtggttagatCAGACTCTGcgttcccaacgcagggggcccagattcaatccctggtcaaagaactagatcccacatgctacagctgAGATGtagcacaggcaaaaaaaaaaaaaaaaaaagcatttggtaGACCAGGCCAGAACTGGGGTTGGGCAGGCAGGTAAGagaggggatgggagagaggcTTCTCTGACCTGTCACTCTGCACGGTTCCTACTGCTTAGCCAGTGCCCTGCAGTTCTTACATGAACGGAACATCTCTCACCTGGACCTGAAGCCACAGAACATTCTGCTGAGCTCCCTGGAGAAGCCCCACCTTAAACTGGCAGGTGTGAGTCTGGAACGGAAGGTGTGGAGGTTTGGAGGGTGGTGTGCAGAGGGCTCCTTCTGCCTGGGCTCGCTCAGCAGCCCTGGTTCTCATGGAGCCCTCTGTTGAGTCATCAGACAGCGACAGGCTGGGATGTCCAGGGACGGGCCCCGTCACCAAAAGGTAGGGCCTTTCTCAGGCTACCGATGCTTGACTCCAGCAATGTGATATCCTGGGTGGGGTCAGGGTTCTAAGTGTGACCAGACCTAGTCCTTTATCCATCACCGACTATGACTCAGTCTGGGGCAGTGTTGGAAAGTGTGGAGTGGGAAAAGGGGTAGTTGTGGCCCCTGATAAAATTTGGAGAACTGACTTGAAGCTGGAGGCCAGAGAGGTCCACTGAGCTGAGTAGGACAGTGAGGGAGAGGTCAACCCCTAGTGAGCCCTTATCCTCATTGGTGTGGGCTTCCTGGGAAAAGGTGTGCAGGGGGCTGTGCAGGATGGGTAGAGTATATGCCCTCAAGGAGGTAGAAGGGTTTGTAGTGAGAGAAACGACATGAGCAAATTAGGGAAGTGGGGTTAATCCTGGTGAGTCTAAAGGGTGGGAGGAATCCTGCCCAGGAACCCACGGGTAGTCGGTAAAGCAGGAGCAGAAACTGAGCCTGCTGCCTGGCCTCTTGCCTGCAGACTTTGGCTTTGCACAGCACATGTCCCCCCGGGATGAGAAGCACGTGCTTCGTGGCTCCCCACTCTACATGGCTCCCGAGATGGTGTGTCAGCGGCAGTACGATGCCCGTGTAGACCTCTGGTCTGTGGGGGTCATCCTGTATGGTGAGAgctctgtcccctgcccccacATGGAGGCCTGCACTGTCAGAGCATCCTCAGTCAGAGCATCACTGGGCCACTCCTGAAGGGTTTTAATGAAAACACTGACTCGCCTGGTCTGGGgcccttctccaggagtgggCCAGGCCCAGCTTGACCCTATCCCCTCCCAGCCTGCCCTCTGCCTCCCTTCCACAGAAGCCCTCTTCGGGCAGCCCCCCTTTGCCTCCAGGTCGTTCTCAGAGCTGGAAGAGAAGATCCGGAGCAACCGGGTTATTGAGGTAGGTCTAGCAGGGCCTTCGAAACTGTGAGGCACAGCGGGAGTCAGGGCCCTGAGGTGGCAGAGCTCACTGCCACCTGCACAGACTGGGGTGTGGGCTCCAGGCCACCACTGTGGAGCTGGGCACGCTCTAGCCTGACAGTTGGCTCCATGCAGTCCCGGTGACCCAGATCAACCATAGTGGGGAGCAAAAGGCCTGCCCTACAGCCTGTTTCAGGTTCCCCACAgggagaagggcttcccaggtggctcagtgataatctgcctgccaatgcaggagacacaggagatgcgtgttcatccctgtgttgggaagatcccctggagaggaaatggcaacccactccagtattcctgcctggagaatcccatggacagaggagcctagcaggctacagtccataggaccacAAAGAcaggagcctggggaggaggcTTGGCTCTCACTGGCTGTCACATTCTGACCTGTCACTCTTCCTCCTTGCCTCATATTCTCCATCTGTCAGTGTGTGTCTTGGGGGCCCCCCAGGGCAGGGTGGTCCTGACAGGCCttgggggctgggggccagggtgCCAGAGCTGAGTGTGATCTGTTCCACCCCTACCCCCGCAGCTCCCCCTGCGGCCCCAACTCTCCCAGGACTGCCGAGATCTGCTGCAGCGGCTCCTGGAGCGGGACCCCAGCCGCCGCATCTCCTTCCAGGACTTCTTCGCCCACCCTTGGGTAGACCTGGAGCACATGCCCAGTGGGGAGAGCCTGGGACGAGCAGTGAGCAGCCAGTGGAGACGGGTGGGCTGAGGGCAGGTGGGGGGTTTCATCGACCCCTTTCAGTGGTTACCAGGTGACCTgcccagcaggaggcagagggtgggCTCAGGGTATGGATGACCCCTCGCGGTGAGTGTGGGGGGTGGGCATGACTCCCGATCTGCCCTCCCGCAGACCGCCCTGGTGGTGCAGGCTGTGAAGAAGGACCAGGAGGGGGACGCTGCGGCCGCCTTGTCTCTCTACTGCAAGGCCCTGGACTTCTTCGTCCCCGCCCTGCACTGTGAGTGCCAGGCGGGTGTGGCAGGACGGGGTCAGCCACAGCCACAGTGGCTGGGTACCAGAAGCAGCTCCTCTTCCAGAATTTTGTGGGAGACAAGACAGTGGAGAAATCTGGAACTCATTTCTTTGGGGGATTCCAGAGGGGTTGGTGTGAGGCAGGGGTCTCCTCGCTTCAGAGGCCTCATTTAAACCCCCATTTTCTGCAGACGAAGTGGACGCCCAGCGGAAGGAGGCAATTAAGGCAAAGGTGATCAGAGTCCCCTGAGGACATGGGGAGGGGTCCCAGGGCCTCTGGGGGTTGGCTCTCCTAGAGGAACCTCCCTCCCCAGGAAGGGGTTCAGGCTGGCCTCAGTTGGCCCCTGCAACTGATGTTGCAGTTTGGGGCAATCACTGAGGACCCAAAGGGAGAACCTGGAGCTGGGTGCTGGCGAGGGAGGCAGTGGGGGACAGCCCTTCCTCAGCCCCTTGCCCTCCAGCAGGTAGGGCAGTATGTGTCCCGGGCTGAGGAGCTCAAGGCCATCGTCTCCTCCTCCAATCGGGCCCTGCTGAGGCAAGGGACCTCTGCCCGAGACCTGCTCAGAGGTAGGCCCTGACCCCCACTGACCACCAGTTCCCCGGCCACTTCCCTCCAGCccaagggggagggaggtggaggtaGGTGTCCTGAGGTGAGAAAGCAGACGGCCCCTCTCACAGTGCGTCTTTGCCCCTCATCCCAGAGATGGCCCGGGACAAGCCGCGCCTCCTGGCTGCCCTGGAAGTGGCTTCGGCTGCCATGGCCAAGGTTTGGAGCTGCTGGGAGGGGTCTGGGCGGGGCAGGAGGAGTCCAGGTCGTCCCCCTAGACGACCTAGTGTCCATGTGGCTGCAGGAGGAAGAGGCTGGCGGGGAGCAGGACGCACTGGCCCTGTACCAGCACAGTCtgggggagctgctgctgctgctggcaggtaaggccccagccccacctccccaaCGGCCCCTGGCCACCCCGCCCTCACCACgcaccctccctctctctgcagCGGAGCCCTCAGGCCGGAGGCGGGAGCTGCTTCACACTGAGGTGCCCACTGGGGTTGGGAGGGTcggtggggatgggggggtggggttCCTCTTCCCCATTTGCCCTGCTTCCATGTGTGGGGACCTCCTTGGGTTCCCTCAAGGTGCCCCAGGTCTGGGAGTCAAACCTCACAGACTTGCTAAGTTGGTGACTCCGGTGCACGTCATCAGGGCTCAGGTGCTTGGGTCAGGGCAGAGGGACAGGCAGGGTCTGGGAACTGAGCAGCAGTCAGGAGGCTTCTGGAGGAAGGGGCAGAGAAGGACTCAGGCAAGTTGTTCTGATGAGGCAGAGGATCCCAGGGAGCATTAGGAGTGAGAAGGAGCTTGACTTGAAGGCCTCTCCTCACCCCGCGTCCCTGGGCATGTCTTCCCTTGGCAGGTTCAGAATCTCATGGCTCGGGCTGAGTACCTGAAGGAGCAGGTCAAGGTGGGCATGTGGGGACCCACACTGGGGCGAAGCTTTGTGCGTTCTGTTCCTCTCTGCCCATGGCTGTCTGTCCCCTGCTCCCTGTGCTGTGACTCCCTCTCGTTACTGTCTGAAGGCCTCTTCTCACAGTCTGTCCTTTATGTTCTGCAGATGAAAGAGTCTCACTGGGAAGCCGAGACCCTGGACAAAGAGGGGCTGTCGGAGTCTGTTCGTAGCTGTGAGTCCTGCCCTGGGGTCTGACCCTTCACCTGAGGAGGGATGAAGACTGGGGCAGCCCTAGATTCTGCCTCTCTTGCCGGAGACCCGAGACTGACGCTCCCCACTTCCCCTCCGCAGCTTGTACTCTGCAGTGACCCTGAAGGATGATCGGACAGATCACTGGGAACTGGGGACACACCCCAGCTGGCCCCCAGAATTCTGTGGCCTTCAGCAACACTAAGGAGCAGGCTTCCTGGATGGGCAATTCTGGGACCCCCGCATACCACAGGATCCCCAGCACCCCTGGGCGACTCCTAACTCCCTAGAGAGTCTAAGAGCCCGTGGTGTGTGCCGGGAGCATGGGGCCttggcctggggtggggagaacTCTGGGAGAAGTGTGTTTCTGTCACGTGACTTTTGTCTGGTGGTTGCTGGGTGCTGAGCCTGTTGATTTCTGGTTTTGCTCTGAGATGAGGGCCAGGGCCCTCTGCAGGGCACTCCTGCTTTTTTCACTCCCTGCCAGCAGGCAGCTGTACCCACCCCTGTCTTTCCTGGGAGCCTCACCTCCCTCTGTGCACTGGAACAGGGCTTCCAAGACCCCTCAGGGACCATCCATCCCACCATATGCACTCAGCCCTGCAGAGCTCAACCAGTCTTCCGGGAGCTGACCCCGGCCTACCCTCTCGATATTTTAAGATTATCCTTCATGCATGAAAACAATATCTTTGGTAGAGATGGGGCAAATTTGAGAAACCCATGCCTTGTTCTTGCCCTGGTCTGGGGGGCACAAGGGGAGGGGTCCTCAATCCTCATCCCTCCCACCTTCATCCCTCTGAGGAATGCCGGTACTGACCGCAGAGCTGGTCCAGGCCTGGGACGGGGAGGCATGCGGGCCCCAGGGGAACCAGTGATCCAGGGACCTGGCCCTGGGTCTGACACGGCTGCTCCACCAGTGTGTGACCCCAGGCAAGCTCCTCCCCTTTCCCGGCCTGGGTTCTCCCCATCTCTCCAGTGGCACTGTCGCTCTCTCCTCAAGCCCCTGCGTGGGCTTCCAGGAGAACAAAGTGTCTTTAACCTGGAAAGAATATGTCTACCTGGAGTTATTtagccttttcttttctaaacaaTCAGAGAGGGTGTTGGTGATTTCTAATCCTTCTGTCCTTAAATGCCTCCTTGGGGCAAGAGTTGTCTGCCTTCCCTATAGGAGACTGGGTGTAAAGAATATAATTcattgtttttctattaaattattttctgaatttcttcttctcttcttgccttggGAAAAACAGCAGAGAGAGCCCCAGCTCACAGGCTGGGGCTAGAGGGGCTCCAGGAAAAGCTGGGTGGAGCGGGAGGCTGGGGGAGGTCATAGGCTGGGGGGAGTGAAAGCCACATCTGCCCCCTGCCCTCAGCCCCAGGGTTTCCGGGAGAGCCAGGCTGACCTACTACCAGGCCTCCCACCGTCCAGGAGAGCAGTGGGGAGCCGCAAGTGCAGGCCTCAGAGCCCAGGGAAGGCCCTTCCTGTCTGCACGGGGAGAAGGGCCCAGTGACCAGAGTGATTCTGCTGAATGTCTGTGCTGCACACTGCTCGTCCCAGACAGGACACAGTGTCTCCGCCCCCTCTCACCCTGGGCCAGAGAGCCAGATTAGGGAAAGGGCATCCTCTAGGGTGTGTTGTGCTCATGCTCAGCTCCCAGGGCCCCCCAAGTTAGGGTAGTTTCCAGCAGCCCTCCCCCGACCCTCGGGTGGGAGGAGCATCTTTGGGGACTTAGGGAGATGGAGCTCGCCCCCTTGGGCAGCCACCAAGGCCCGAGTTCCCTTAAAGGGCTAACTTCTCCAGAAGCCTGACCGTTGGGTGGCAGTGTGGAGCAGTGACCTGGAAGGCAGGAAGCAGAGCTAAACTCCTGGCCTTGATCTGTGGCTCTGAAGCTTGGGACCCATTGAGTAGCCTGTTTCTCAGTAAAATGAGGATGAAGGTAAATGCCCCGTGGGAACCTGCGAGGATTAAatgagcctggcacacagaattcaaaaaatgttattttcagaGGAATGCATTCAGATTATTTTTGGGAGTGGGCTGGACAGAAAACCCTCTGAGTAAAatgagaaggagggaggagaatgaATGGATCCAGTTGTGTGGATAAATTGAGAGAAATGGATGGGAGGGAGAGTGGGAATGAGGAAGGATGGGGTTTGTGAAAGACTAATCGAATAGAAGGATAATGGGGTAAAAGCTTGGCCCTGGAGGCCCCAGTTTCTATTTGTGATGTCTGCATTGGCGATCTGAGGACAGGGGTCTGATACTATTCTACATGTGATTGTGGAGGGGAGTGGGCCCCCATGGGGGCACTGGGTATAGGAAAGACCTGAAGCCAGAGGCTGGCGGAGGAGGCCCTGGGGAAGGTGTCTAAGCCACCTGCCAAGCGGGGAGGCGGCCCAGCCAGAGGAGGTGGGGCTCCCCAGGACTTCCTTTAAATGACAGAGGCCTGTGGGAAATATGCTAAtcttttttaataagtttttttcCCTAGGAGCAAGAGTTTCCATCTCTCACCTTTAACACTCTGAGAGTGCCCAAGACAGGGCAGGCCACTTctccctcccagcctctgggtgctcaccctgccctgccctcaccTCCACTAAGTCCTCCAGCCCAGCCAGCACTGGGCCCTCTGTCACCCAAGGGGCCAGCCCTGGGAGAAGCAGATGGGCCTCTGGAGCAGGTTGAGGGACCCAGGCGTCTGGCCGGCCTGACCAGCTAGGGTGAGGAGGACACAGAACCTCGGCTCCTGAGGGATGCCGTCTAGAAGGTCTGCTGTCCTCAGAGGCCAGCTACCATCCAGGCCCTCCCTAAGAGGGAGGTGGCCTGACCCCGAGGCTGGGGTGTGAAAGAAGGGGGCACTTTCCCCAGAGCAACTCACACCCACCCCCgccacacatacacagatactaACAGGCCACGGGCCACAGACATCTACAAAAACACTCACATACCCATGCAGACCCCACACAGACTTGCAGTCATGATCGAACAGACACAGGCACGGTTCTTGTTGGTTAGAGACAAGGCAGCCTCAGCGTTGCTGCTTCCCCAGACCTAGCCCAGCCTGGCTCCCTTGCTCCAAGCCTCACACGGATTCTGGGAACAGCGATTTCTGGCAGGCACCGGGTGGGAGGCGGGGCAGCAGGCTCCATGGTTCCCTCGTACTCCCCTCATGTGcggctccccacccccagcccagcctcaggAGTCAGCTGGGTCAGTAGGCACTGCCAGCAGCTCGGGCTCAGCAAATGGACATCCCCCAGATGTCCCATTGCCTGCCCCTGCCGGGGCCTCCAGTGTTGGAGGAGGCACCATATGGCCACTGGGGGAAGGGAAGAGCCTCTCAACTCCAAACCCATCACCACCCTCTCCAGCTCCTCCCTGGAGATCGACTGGCCTCCAGAAAGTCATTTCTCTCTGTACCCCTCCTCCCTCTGGGAACCAGGCCTGGGCTGTCTGCAGGGGTGAAGGCAGAAGGGGGCTTGAGCCTGGCAGGGGCCAGGGGTCGCCACTTATCTCCCTGAAGTCCCCTGTTTCTGGAGCCAGAGAGCCTgagggtgggggtgagagggagCAGGCCGGCCAGCTCTGTTGTCTTCCTCCTGAAAGAGTGAGGGGGTTGGAGGGGCTGTCTTATCACCTGTCAGCATGTCCTGTATCCTCAGACTGCCTGCGGggtgagaaggaagaaaggagagaacagGAGGGAGGGGCCGGGAGAAGAATGATACCTTCCCTGAACTATGGTGCCCTAATGGTGGGACTTGCATCGGTCTGGAAAGTTTTGGTGGTGAGTGGCTTTGTGGCTGTCACATCACACCCGGAGGATGGACTAGTCATCAAGAAAGTGATGGTCTAAGTGGGAGTAGAAGCAGGATGGGAGGACTGCGGGGCTGAGGGCTAAGCGTGCGGCAGATGCAGGGGGCACTCCAGCTCGGCCAGGTCAGCCTCACGTTGAGGGCGTAGGTGTTGGGTGGGTGAGAGCCAGGAAGGAGACTGAGGGTTGGAGATGAGAGGGCCGTGGGCTGACAGGGAAGTTCAgagagcagaggaaggaagagcGAGGTGGGGAGGCGAGCAGAGCCTGTGCACCCCTCAGCCCACCCTCCTTGCCCATCTCTGCCTGAGCCCCAGAGCCTTCACTGCCCTCTCCACCTCGATTCCAGGGACAGGCAGACAGGTCAGGGCCCCTCAGGGTTCTCAGGCTGTGAGCAAGGAGCCAGAATGGGGGCTCGGCCCCCTCCCAGTCCCTAACCCCAGGCCCCAGCCAGCCCATTTTGTGAGGGTTCAGTGAGTGTTCACTCCCCGGCCTCCCCACGGCCCGCATCCCTGCTCTTTCGCTTTTGGTCCTGCAAACCACTGAGGGGAAAGGGTCTGTCCAGTCCCATTAGGCAGAAGGCCCCTGGAGGGCGGAGTGCTGACGTGGGCCTTGCTGCTGATGCTGCCGAGGTGGCCcatgccccaccccccacaaccTGGGGCCAGAACTTGGTCTCCTCCAGCTCCAGGAAGGTCAGGAGGGGTTTTTGTCCCATGGCCCTCCTTGGGGGCAGCCCAGGCCCCTTTCCCTGGGGTGTTCAAGAGAGAAGACCCAGCGTGACAGCTGAGCATCACTGCCCAGATCCGGGGCCTgcgtccctccctgcccccacaacCGAAACTGCCAGCTCATGGAGATTGTTGTTATTCCTTGGTGGTTTGATTTGTTCTCTTTGGGCTGGTTAGTTAAAGCTCCATAGGGTCTTCTCCCATCCTAACTCATcgtcctctctttctctcccacctctccctccccacattACCTACTGCACAGGTTTTATGCTTCTTGTTCTTATTTTACAAAGGAACCTAATGGAAGCTTTGCCCTTGAAACCAAACCCCAAGATGGCTCTTCTGCCTATAAATCTTGGCTGGCTTCTCTACAGTCCTGTGTGAAACAGGGGCACCAGGATC
It includes:
- the ULK3 gene encoding serine/threonine-protein kinase ULK3 isoform X1, coding for MAGSGWGPPRLDGFILTERLGSGTYATVYKAYAKKDTREVVAIKCVAKKSLNKASVENLLTEIEILKGIRHPHIVQLKDFQWDSDNIYLIMEFCAGGDLSRFIHTRRILPEKVARVFMQQLASALQFLHERNISHLDLKPQNILLSSLEKPHLKLADFGFAQHMSPRDEKHVLRGSPLYMAPEMVCQRQYDARVDLWSVGVILYEALFGQPPFASRSFSELEEKIRSNRVIELPLRPQLSQDCRDLLQRLLERDPSRRISFQDFFAHPWVDLEHMPSGESLGRATALVVQAVKKDQEGDAAAALSLYCKALDFFVPALHYEVDAQRKEAIKAKVGQYVSRAEELKAIVSSSNRALLRQGTSARDLLREMARDKPRLLAALEVASAAMAKEEEAGGEQDALALYQHSLGELLLLLAAEPSGRRRELLHTEVQNLMARAEYLKEQVKMKESHWEAETLDKEGLSESVRSSCTLQ
- the ULK3 gene encoding serine/threonine-protein kinase ULK3 isoform X2; this encodes MAGSGWGPPRLDGFILTERLGSGTYATVYKAYAKKDTREVVAIKCVAKKSLNKASVENLLTEIEILKGIRHPHIVQLKDFQWDSDNIYLIMEFCAGGDLSRFIHTRRILPEKVARVFMQQLASALQFLHERNISHLDLKPQNILLSSLEKPHLKLAEALFGQPPFASRSFSELEEKIRSNRVIELPLRPQLSQDCRDLLQRLLERDPSRRISFQDFFAHPWVDLEHMPSGESLGRATALVVQAVKKDQEGDAAAALSLYCKALDFFVPALHYEVDAQRKEAIKAKVGQYVSRAEELKAIVSSSNRALLRQGTSARDLLREMARDKPRLLAALEVASAAMAKEEEAGGEQDALALYQHSLGELLLLLAAEPSGRRRELLHTEVQNLMARAEYLKEQVKMKESHWEAETLDKEGLSESVRSSCTLQ